In Stieleria varia, one genomic interval encodes:
- a CDS encoding FHA domain-containing protein, which yields MNIPDPNNELEFAGKYGQLTPTGGGDPIPLLKDRLLVGRRGEADIQLKFNNVSGQHCRLTLEYGYWFVRDLNSRNGIKVDGRPVIRKRLDPHCTISIAKHEYTVDYDPQSLGAYGPPPADDDYIDELMRSSLMDRAGLSKRDSKSGKNRRTEL from the coding sequence GTGAACATACCTGATCCGAACAACGAACTAGAATTCGCCGGCAAATACGGTCAATTGACTCCCACGGGTGGTGGCGACCCGATTCCGCTGCTCAAAGATCGACTGTTGGTCGGTCGTCGAGGCGAAGCCGACATTCAACTGAAGTTCAACAATGTGTCGGGTCAGCATTGTCGCTTGACTTTGGAATACGGGTATTGGTTCGTCCGCGATCTGAATAGCCGTAACGGCATCAAGGTGGACGGGCGTCCCGTCATTCGCAAACGATTGGATCCACACTGCACGATTTCGATCGCCAAACACGAGTACACGGTCGACTACGATCCGCAATCCTTGGGCGCCTACGGACCGCCGCCCGCGGATGATGATTACATCGACGAGTTGATGCGAAGTTCGTTGATGGACCGTGCGGGTTTGAGCAAGCGGGACAGCAAGTCCGGCAAGAATCGACGCACAGAGCTTTGA